Proteins found in one Lysinibacillus fusiformis genomic segment:
- a CDS encoding MFS transporter, which translates to MSKKQNITLAILLSNLFIAFLGIGLVIPVLPTIMNELHISGSVVGYMVAAFAITQLIASPIAGKLVDTIGRKVMIVAGLFIFGLSEFLFGFGRSVEILFVSRMLGGVSAAFIMPAVTAYIADITTLAQRPKALGYMSAAISTGFIIGPGIGGFLAEIGTRVPFYAAGVLGLFAAILSFMFLKEPSRATDNEEAAPSMLGSVKRVFSPLYFIPFILIFVLSFGLAAFESLFSLFVDHKFAFTPSDIAIIITGSGIVGALAQLILFDWLTKKMGEINVIRYSLILSAVLTFAMTIVSHYFAILFVTFFIFVGFDLIRPAVTSYLSKIAGNEQGFVGGMNSMFTSLGNIFGPILGGILFDINLNYPYYFATIVLVLGVILALFWRKPKHIEL; encoded by the coding sequence ATGAGCAAGAAGCAAAATATAACCTTAGCTATTTTATTATCTAATCTTTTCATTGCCTTTTTAGGGATTGGTTTAGTCATCCCTGTTTTACCAACCATCATGAATGAGCTACATATTTCTGGCTCTGTTGTTGGTTATATGGTGGCAGCCTTTGCCATTACACAACTAATCGCATCACCAATTGCAGGTAAGCTTGTTGATACTATTGGCCGCAAAGTTATGATTGTTGCAGGTCTTTTTATTTTTGGACTTTCTGAGTTTTTATTTGGATTCGGTCGTTCTGTTGAAATCCTCTTTGTCTCCCGTATGCTAGGTGGCGTAAGTGCAGCTTTCATTATGCCCGCCGTAACCGCTTATATAGCAGATATTACGACATTAGCACAGCGCCCTAAAGCACTTGGCTATATGAGTGCAGCCATTAGCACAGGTTTTATTATCGGTCCTGGGATCGGTGGATTTTTAGCTGAAATTGGTACACGTGTCCCATTTTATGCAGCGGGGGTACTTGGTCTGTTCGCAGCTATCCTGTCATTCATGTTTTTAAAAGAGCCGTCACGTGCTACAGACAATGAAGAAGCAGCACCATCCATGTTAGGGAGTGTCAAGCGAGTGTTTAGCCCGCTCTACTTCATTCCATTCATCCTTATTTTCGTGTTGTCATTTGGCCTCGCTGCATTTGAATCGTTGTTTAGCTTATTCGTTGATCACAAATTTGCGTTTACACCATCTGATATTGCTATTATTATTACAGGAAGTGGTATTGTCGGTGCCCTAGCTCAATTAATACTATTTGATTGGCTGACAAAGAAAATGGGCGAGATTAATGTTATTCGTTATTCGTTAATCCTTTCAGCAGTATTAACATTCGCCATGACGATCGTGAGTCATTATTTTGCCATTTTATTTGTTACATTCTTTATTTTCGTAGGCTTCGATTTAATTCGCCCTGCTGTTACTTCATATTTATCAAAAATCGCTGGAAATGAACAAGGATTTGTTGGTGGGATGAACTCTATGTTTACAAGTCTTGGTAATATTTTCGGTCCTATTCTAGGTGGTATATTGTTCGATATCAACCTGAACTATCCATACTACTTTGCCACAATCGTCTTGGTGCTTGGCGTCATTCTTGCGTTATTCTGGAGAAAGCCAAAGCATATAGAATTATAA
- a CDS encoding Asp23/Gls24 family envelope stress response protein, with the protein MAEKVGQSFVQPTPSGKEELGKIEVAAEVIEVVAGIAVNEVEGIAATRGNIATGVVERFGKKVHNKGIKSGVTETGEIAIDVFCSVKYGYAIPKVAKEVQTQIRQAIFNMTALETAEVNVHITGIHFEKEEAVVHE; encoded by the coding sequence CAGAGAAAGTAGGACAATCTTTCGTACAACCAACACCTTCTGGGAAAGAAGAGCTTGGAAAAATTGAGGTAGCGGCAGAGGTGATCGAAGTTGTGGCTGGGATTGCTGTAAATGAGGTTGAAGGCATTGCTGCAACTCGTGGAAATATTGCGACGGGTGTCGTGGAACGTTTCGGTAAAAAGGTACACAATAAAGGCATTAAATCAGGTGTAACGGAAACTGGTGAAATTGCCATTGATGTATTTTGCTCTGTGAAATATGGATATGCCATTCCTAAGGTAGCAAAAGAAGTTCAAACGCAAATCCGTCAGGCTATTTTTAATATGACAGCACTAGAAACAGCAGAAGTGAATGTGCATATTACAGGTATTCACTTTGAAAAAGAAGAAGCAGTAGTACATGAATAA